Proteins from a single region of Acidianus ambivalens:
- a CDS encoding AbrB/MazE/SpoVT family DNA-binding domain-containing protein, giving the protein MPKVTEKYQVTIPKEVREKIGLKPGEEVEVIPLNDNEILLRRKVEKIKNPLQILLAKEEEKEIPPEKIDELAEE; this is encoded by the coding sequence ATGCCAAAAGTAACTGAAAAATATCAAGTAACAATCCCAAAGGAAGTAAGAGAAAAGATAGGCCTAAAACCCGGAGAAGAAGTGGAAGTAATTCCGCTAAACGACAACGAAATCTTACTAAGGAGAAAAGTTGAGAAAATAAAAAATCCACTACAAATCCTCCTAGCAAAAGAGGAAGAGAAAGAAATTCCTCCGGAAAAAATAGACGAATTAGCTGAAGAGTAA
- a CDS encoding PaREP1 family protein, with protein MEELIRKAEEKGIDVEDLIILALSKEDPQEGIKLRMELAEKYMAEALEYLNKGDAIQASEKAYKVAEEVVKALAEKYNLAEYQQLLKEGRWYTYLLGKASNTLAGKVGNWVLDGWSSAYFLHVWGFHEAKLTTADITSYIDRVKEMLNEAKKILTN; from the coding sequence ATGGAGGAGCTAATAAGAAAAGCCGAGGAGAAGGGGATTGATGTCGAGGATTTAATAATCTTAGCATTGTCAAAGGAAGATCCTCAAGAAGGAATAAAGTTGAGGATGGAGTTAGCAGAGAAATATATGGCCGAAGCATTAGAATACCTAAATAAGGGTGATGCAATCCAAGCCTCAGAAAAGGCTTATAAGGTTGCGGAAGAGGTTGTTAAAGCTCTCGCAGAGAAGTACAATTTGGCAGAATATCAGCAATTATTAAAAGAAGGGAGATGGTATACTTATTTATTGGGCAAAGCTTCTAATACCTTAGCGGGCAAAGTAGGCAATTGGGTATTGGACGGCTGGAGTAGTGCATACTTCCTCCACGTATGGGGCTTTCATGAAGCTAAGTTAACAACTGCAGATATAACTTCTTATATAGATAGAGTAAAGGAGATGTTAAACGAGGCCAAGAAAATTCTAACAAACTAA
- a CDS encoding MBL fold metallo-hydrolase gives MIEPIVLAEEKGNKFVWLSIDEAEMDKGIITNQYLLTVKDKGVLMDPGGPLVFERVYNAMQKFIKPEDVEYIFLSHEDPDIVSGISLWLSYCPNAKILISDLWDRFLPHVGVDIKMNVIRIPIQGMQINLNGDDLRIIPAHFLHSVGNFHLYDPITKVYFSGDLGAAVFPKGSWYIIVDNFDEHKKYMEGFHKKYMANKKAIELWLKQIQGLDIRIIAPQHGAVIEGNNVRKFIDWIKSLDKIGIDLLEEELNTNT, from the coding sequence TTGATCGAACCAATCGTATTGGCAGAAGAAAAAGGAAACAAATTCGTTTGGTTATCAATAGATGAAGCAGAAATGGATAAGGGAATAATAACAAACCAATATTTGCTTACAGTAAAAGATAAAGGCGTATTAATGGATCCCGGAGGACCATTAGTTTTTGAGAGAGTATATAACGCAATGCAAAAGTTCATTAAACCAGAAGACGTTGAATACATCTTCCTATCTCACGAAGATCCAGACATAGTTTCTGGCATCTCTCTATGGTTAAGTTATTGCCCCAATGCAAAAATACTAATCTCTGACTTGTGGGATAGATTCTTACCACACGTCGGAGTAGATATAAAAATGAACGTAATAAGAATACCCATTCAAGGAATGCAAATTAACCTAAACGGAGATGATTTAAGAATAATTCCTGCTCATTTCCTGCATTCAGTTGGCAACTTCCACCTTTATGATCCAATAACTAAAGTTTACTTCTCTGGAGATTTGGGAGCAGCAGTTTTCCCAAAAGGTTCATGGTATATAATAGTTGATAACTTCGACGAGCACAAAAAGTACATGGAGGGCTTTCACAAAAAATACATGGCTAATAAAAAAGCGATAGAATTATGGTTAAAACAAATTCAAGGACTAGATATTAGAATCATAGCTCCACAACACGGCGCAGTAATTGAAGGAAATAACGTGAGAAAATTCATTGATTGGATAAAAAGCTTAGATAAAATAGGAATAGATCTCCTAGAAGAAGAACTTAATACCAATACCTAG
- a CDS encoding type II toxin-antitoxin system RelE family toxin, with translation MVCEKWELKFMFRKRITNLEELSEFLAKKFPQEEVVMLIFDKLYLLREDPKKYAREKLKNQTDKDGRPLFSIEVTGDIRIIYSFDSKNYTVFIWRIGKHKKAYRF, from the coding sequence GTGGTTTGTGAGAAGTGGGAATTGAAATTCATGTTTAGGAAGAGGATAACTAATCTTGAAGAATTATCGGAATTTTTAGCTAAGAAATTTCCTCAAGAAGAGGTTGTAATGTTAATCTTTGATAAATTGTATTTGCTCAGAGAAGACCCCAAAAAGTATGCCAGGGAGAAATTAAAGAACCAAACAGATAAGGACGGAAGGCCTTTATTCTCTATAGAAGTAACCGGAGATATTAGGATAATTTATAGTTTTGACTCAAAAAATTATACTGTCTTCATTTGGAGGATTGGGAAGCATAAGAAAGCTTACCGTTTTTAG
- a CDS encoding type II toxin-antitoxin system VapC family toxin, with translation MSKYFIDSNIFVYAKIGDKKYGKCSQEIIKAIYEGKIEAIIDNVVLLEVANALRKLRIKDVEEEILAILSLPIQVVEVTKEDIIQAIKEDEDFSPYDALHYVISRRYSAKILSADQDFKERIDPCSFSL, from the coding sequence ATGTCCAAATACTTCATAGACAGCAACATATTCGTTTACGCAAAAATAGGAGACAAAAAATACGGAAAATGCTCCCAAGAAATAATAAAGGCGATTTACGAAGGAAAGATAGAAGCAATAATTGACAACGTCGTTTTACTAGAAGTAGCTAACGCATTAAGAAAACTCAGGATAAAAGATGTGGAAGAAGAAATTCTCGCTATTCTTTCATTACCCATACAAGTAGTGGAAGTAACAAAAGAAGATATTATACAAGCAATTAAGGAAGATGAGGACTTTTCCCCTTACGACGCACTACATTACGTAATTTCCAGAAGATATTCAGCTAAAATTCTCAGTGCGGATCAAGACTTCAAAGAAAGGATAGACCCTTGTTCTTTCTCTTTATAA
- a CDS encoding ATP-binding protein: MSGVRRIGKTSVLLVSLNEAKENYILIDCRKLKENYGRKELYSLFSEALSSKLSYLKDILEKVKGISIAGNYVEIKWGGKNYISLSSLFDELNKKRLIIAIDEAQRLRGPLSKEIKDAIAHAYDYDRNLTFILTGSEVGLLHELIDVENENSPVYGRYYLEITLDRFNKERSREFLQRGFQEISIKVEDKIIEEIVNYFDGIPGWLTFAGNEYATKGKIEEVKKTAVKVAKGELENLIEEKQKKGILHNGEKI; this comes from the coding sequence ATCTCAGGGGTTAGAAGGATAGGTAAAACCTCAGTACTCCTAGTTTCACTAAACGAAGCTAAAGAAAATTACATACTCATCGACTGCAGGAAACTAAAAGAAAACTACGGTAGAAAAGAACTATACTCATTATTCTCTGAAGCGCTATCCTCAAAATTATCCTATCTAAAGGACATTCTAGAGAAAGTCAAAGGGATAAGTATAGCAGGAAATTACGTCGAAATAAAGTGGGGTGGAAAGAACTATATATCATTATCAAGCCTCTTCGACGAGCTAAATAAAAAAAGATTAATCATAGCAATAGACGAAGCACAGAGACTAAGAGGACCATTAAGTAAAGAAATAAAAGATGCCATAGCTCACGCTTACGACTACGATAGAAACTTAACTTTCATACTTACTGGCTCGGAAGTAGGTTTATTGCACGAATTAATAGATGTGGAAAACGAAAACTCCCCGGTTTACGGAAGATATTACCTAGAAATAACTCTTGACAGATTTAACAAGGAAAGGAGCAGAGAATTCCTACAGAGAGGATTCCAAGAGATTTCAATAAAGGTTGAGGATAAAATTATTGAAGAAATAGTAAATTATTTCGACGGAATTCCAGGCTGGCTAACATTTGCAGGTAACGAATACGCAACAAAGGGAAAAATCGAAGAAGTAAAGAAAACCGCAGTGAAAGTTGCAAAAGGAGAATTAGAAAACCTAATCGAAGAAAAACAAAAAAAAGGTATCTTACATAACGGGGAAAAGATATAG
- the glmS gene encoding glutamine--fructose-6-phosphate transaminase (isomerizing) — MCGIIGVISKNDEKKLATITVQCLERLEYRGYDSVGVASMEGNELEVRKAKGRIDEVVKRLNILSMTGRVFLGHTRWATHGEPNDINAHPHTDCTNSIAVVHNGTIKNFRELREDLESLGHKFKSETDTEVIPHLVEEFKKRGMDSFSAFKSAINSIQGSYAVLAIIKGENKIYFAKKDNPLIIGLGDKMNFISSDIPSFLPYTNKVLILIDGDVGYITPDEIYIENEGKKVNVLDRIKIITWDASAASKEGYAHYMLKEIHESPRAVDDTISGLISDIEDVKNAIKILEESKRIIVIAAGTSYHAGLYFSLLLQREGFNVIPVIASEYYNIKTNQEDSILAISQSGETYDVMIALKEFKANGSKIISLTNVIDSAIARQSDVKLYTRAGPEIGVAATKTFTSQIAALQFLYSLIKGDDYTYLNKAKDVIRRSLDFEGEAKLIGEELSAKSNAYYLGRGLSLPFAMEGALKIKEITYLHAEAYAAGESKHGPIALVEKDFPVVFINLGELVGELQNNVQEMKARKAKTYAISVNEKLNTDKEILLTVEDERLSPFAVTPIIQLIAYYSAVKRGNDPDKPRNLAKTVTVG, encoded by the coding sequence GTGTGCGGAATAATTGGAGTAATCTCAAAAAATGACGAGAAGAAGCTTGCTACAATAACTGTTCAATGCCTAGAGAGATTAGAATATAGGGGCTACGATAGCGTAGGAGTAGCATCAATGGAAGGTAATGAATTGGAAGTAAGGAAAGCTAAAGGAAGAATTGATGAAGTAGTAAAAAGATTAAATATTCTATCAATGACGGGTAGAGTATTTCTAGGTCACACTAGATGGGCTACGCATGGAGAGCCTAACGACATTAATGCACATCCTCATACTGACTGTACTAACTCAATAGCAGTAGTTCATAACGGTACAATAAAAAATTTTAGAGAACTTAGGGAAGACTTAGAATCATTAGGTCATAAATTCAAAAGCGAAACTGATACAGAAGTTATTCCACATTTAGTTGAAGAATTTAAAAAGAGGGGGATGGACTCTTTTTCAGCTTTCAAATCTGCTATAAATTCTATTCAGGGCAGTTACGCAGTTTTAGCAATTATCAAAGGAGAAAATAAAATTTATTTCGCTAAAAAGGATAATCCTTTGATTATTGGTTTAGGAGATAAAATGAATTTCATATCAAGTGATATACCAAGCTTTTTACCTTATACTAATAAAGTTCTTATCTTAATAGATGGAGACGTAGGTTACATAACTCCAGATGAAATATACATAGAGAATGAAGGTAAGAAAGTTAATGTTCTGGATAGAATAAAAATAATAACCTGGGACGCTTCGGCTGCATCAAAAGAAGGTTATGCTCATTACATGCTTAAGGAAATTCACGAAAGCCCAAGAGCAGTCGATGACACTATCTCAGGATTAATTTCTGACATTGAAGACGTTAAGAACGCAATAAAAATCTTAGAGGAGTCTAAAAGAATAATAGTAATTGCAGCAGGAACTAGCTATCATGCAGGATTGTATTTCTCTTTACTTCTGCAAAGGGAAGGATTTAACGTGATTCCAGTAATAGCCTCAGAATATTACAATATAAAAACAAATCAAGAAGATTCAATATTAGCAATAAGCCAAAGCGGAGAGACCTACGACGTGATGATTGCATTAAAAGAATTCAAGGCTAACGGATCTAAAATAATTTCATTAACTAACGTAATAGACAGTGCAATAGCTAGACAAAGCGACGTAAAACTTTACACTAGGGCAGGACCGGAAATTGGAGTCGCAGCAACAAAAACTTTTACTTCACAAATAGCTGCGCTTCAATTTCTTTATTCCTTAATAAAAGGAGATGATTACACTTACTTAAATAAGGCAAAAGACGTCATAAGAAGAAGCTTAGATTTTGAAGGAGAAGCTAAATTAATAGGAGAGGAACTTTCTGCAAAGTCCAATGCATATTACCTAGGGAGAGGATTATCCTTACCTTTCGCCATGGAAGGCGCATTAAAAATAAAGGAAATAACTTATTTACATGCAGAGGCTTACGCTGCAGGAGAAAGTAAGCACGGGCCTATAGCTCTAGTTGAAAAAGATTTTCCAGTAGTTTTCATAAATCTAGGTGAGCTCGTAGGGGAACTACAAAATAACGTTCAGGAAATGAAAGCAAGAAAAGCTAAGACTTATGCCATTAGCGTTAATGAGAAGTTAAACACTGACAAGGAAATATTGCTTACGGTAGAAGATGAAAGATTATCACCATTTGCAGTCACTCCAATAATACAATTAATAGCTTATTATTCTGCAGTTAAGAGAGGAAATGATCCAGATAAACCTAGAAACTTAGCTAAGACGGTGACTGTAGGATGA
- a CDS encoding PIN domain-containing protein: MILGVLGSDKLVTTTNAILTEIFTGIRPIDKIIILSEEKTKRDYTELKEIVKVIGINSEIEEIELGKGLKSWREKLKNVDIDVADITPGRKYMAYSIIAYSKAKEVRYVYIKEESKGYHIFGYIPFNEMEVVNMRTGEKINFDPPQTIKGLPNDNELSTTATDALINIYSLLGKVTIENHYREIQEFEISDHKDENEELCLLRAGFLRYKEEDEIKNEAQKGSFFIADTNTYINIGPRLKFLTYSKIGYRLLASRATYNELQNKTSSTQKDEKLYRFYMGMESYRSSHTPPISEDRRFGDINLLEESKRLKSELPDKLVLITTDVMLANSARSKGVSTILLRNVNKGKGDIGVYLNCVKYFTQNSIMVEGKRVAEIPKVREYEEKIRVKTIKEELNYPYLLSITENFLKS; the protein is encoded by the coding sequence ATGATACTAGGAGTTCTAGGTTCAGATAAACTAGTTACGACAACTAACGCCATACTCACAGAAATATTTACAGGAATAAGGCCAATTGATAAAATTATCATATTATCAGAGGAAAAGACCAAGAGGGACTATACAGAACTAAAAGAGATAGTTAAGGTTATTGGAATTAACTCGGAAATTGAAGAAATTGAATTAGGTAAAGGATTAAAAAGTTGGAGAGAAAAACTAAAGAACGTAGATATAGACGTAGCTGACATAACTCCAGGAAGAAAATATATGGCGTATTCAATAATTGCTTATTCAAAAGCAAAAGAAGTACGTTACGTTTACATAAAAGAAGAAAGCAAAGGTTACCACATTTTTGGTTACATCCCATTTAACGAAATGGAAGTAGTAAACATGAGGACAGGAGAAAAAATTAACTTCGACCCTCCACAAACTATTAAAGGCCTGCCTAATGATAACGAATTATCAACTACAGCAACTGATGCGTTAATAAATATTTACAGTCTTCTAGGAAAAGTTACAATAGAAAACCACTATAGAGAGATCCAAGAATTTGAAATCTCTGATCATAAAGACGAGAACGAAGAATTATGCCTATTAAGAGCAGGATTCTTAAGATACAAAGAAGAGGATGAAATAAAGAACGAAGCTCAAAAAGGCTCATTCTTCATAGCTGATACAAACACCTACATAAACATAGGGCCTAGATTAAAGTTTTTGACATACTCAAAAATAGGTTACAGATTATTAGCCTCAAGGGCTACATATAACGAACTACAGAACAAGACGTCTAGCACGCAAAAAGACGAGAAACTTTACCGCTTTTATATGGGAATGGAAAGTTACAGATCATCGCACACGCCTCCAATTTCAGAAGATAGAAGATTTGGTGACATAAACCTATTAGAAGAAAGTAAAAGACTAAAAAGTGAATTACCTGACAAATTAGTATTAATAACCACTGATGTAATGTTAGCTAACTCAGCAAGATCTAAAGGAGTTTCAACTATACTTTTAAGAAACGTAAATAAAGGAAAAGGAGATATAGGAGTTTATTTAAATTGCGTAAAATACTTCACTCAAAATTCTATAATGGTAGAAGGTAAAAGAGTTGCGGAAATTCCAAAAGTCAGAGAATATGAGGAAAAAATAAGAGTAAAAACTATCAAGGAAGAATTAAACTACCCTTACCTACTTTCAATTACTGAGAACTTCCTTAAGTCTTAG
- a CDS encoding DsrE family protein → MKIVLSVDSEEKIPMSITAATHLSEMPETEEVEVVYLNGGIAAVTQRNRIAPLLKNEKVKVVACGTSMEARNITKEELAPGVIYVPASLKEIIKRIQEGYIYLVL, encoded by the coding sequence ATGAAAATAGTCCTGTCGGTTGATTCTGAGGAAAAGATACCAATGTCAATAACTGCAGCAACTCACTTATCTGAAATGCCTGAGACTGAAGAAGTTGAAGTTGTTTATTTGAACGGTGGAATTGCGGCAGTTACTCAGAGGAATAGGATTGCTCCTCTGTTGAAGAATGAGAAAGTTAAGGTAGTAGCTTGCGGAACGTCAATGGAGGCTAGGAATATAACTAAAGAGGAACTAGCGCCGGGAGTAATTTACGTGCCAGCGTCTTTAAAGGAGATAATAAAGAGGATACAAGAGGGATATATTTACCTAGTATTATAA
- a CDS encoding DMT family transporter: MNKSYVILIIGGISFGTAAIFIKFSDLTPGAIAFFRFLVAGLILSLGKIDLRKIIKYSPFGLLLSLHMITFILGVYNTTIIDATVLVSTSPFFAILLSPLSKFKAERIDAVITTIGFSGIIIMNYPLQIGYIYGNIMSLISAFLISLYTTLLSRNEENPLVLTSSIYISSSIFSLPFMIYQGIGKIDSTSVLSLLGLIFIPTLIGHTSVIYASNKVKPQYIETIGLLEPVVASIIAIFTFNQIPTLFEVLGSVLIVSSIILVINKK; the protein is encoded by the coding sequence GTGAATAAAAGTTACGTAATATTGATAATAGGAGGAATATCCTTTGGAACAGCAGCAATATTTATAAAATTTTCAGACTTAACTCCTGGGGCTATTGCTTTTTTCAGATTTCTTGTAGCAGGATTAATTTTATCCTTAGGAAAAATTGACCTTAGAAAGATAATAAAATATTCTCCATTCGGGTTATTATTATCCCTTCACATGATAACCTTCATATTAGGAGTTTATAATACAACAATCATTGATGCAACAGTATTAGTTTCAACTTCACCGTTTTTTGCCATACTCCTATCGCCTTTAAGCAAATTTAAGGCAGAAAGAATCGACGCTGTCATAACTACTATAGGCTTTTCAGGAATAATAATAATGAATTATCCCCTGCAGATAGGTTATATATATGGTAATATAATGTCATTAATATCTGCCTTCTTAATCTCACTTTATACAACATTATTAAGCAGAAACGAAGAAAACCCCCTTGTGCTAACCTCAAGCATTTACATATCTTCCTCAATTTTCTCTTTACCATTTATGATATACCAAGGAATAGGGAAGATAGATTCAACGTCAGTCTTATCCCTACTCGGCTTAATCTTTATACCAACATTAATAGGACATACAAGCGTTATTTATGCATCAAATAAAGTTAAACCACAATATATAGAAACTATAGGCTTATTAGAGCCTGTAGTTGCATCAATAATAGCAATATTTACCTTTAACCAAATACCTACTCTTTTTGAAGTTTTAGGCTCTGTACTAATAGTATCATCAATTATACTAGTTATAAATAAAAAATAG
- a CDS encoding YncE family protein has product MVRELSFLVLFMLISVSSSIVSIEVGNVPSFILCNSGYIYVTNYNSSTVSIIDPSNNAVISTISVGSQPISMISAGNKIYVALAGCDKIVVLENNKIIRSINLTSSPYYMAYDPKNQELFVTEPEINSLAIIKNCSLIKTINLGYQPDAIAFDPKNCLLYIGGGYDGVVYVYNIEGKLNTTYYIGGQVVYVNYCDGNIFVTSWKNNELTIINSSGVFHFNAGLGPYDAIYDPSDGYIYVSDVATGSILVLSLSGSIIHNISVGGRPSILMYKNGNIYAVNSLSNDVIIIPQVPPPPPPYCLYYLIAGGIAVLVLIGYFVIKKEIG; this is encoded by the coding sequence ATGGTTAGGGAGCTTTCTTTCTTAGTATTGTTTATGTTAATATCTGTCTCATCCTCAATTGTTAGTATTGAAGTTGGGAATGTCCCATCTTTTATCTTATGCAATTCTGGTTATATATATGTTACAAATTATAATTCCAGTACTGTAAGCATTATAGATCCTAGTAATAATGCAGTTATTTCTACTATTTCTGTTGGTTCGCAACCAATAAGTATGATTAGTGCAGGCAACAAGATTTATGTAGCTTTAGCAGGCTGTGATAAGATCGTAGTATTAGAAAATAACAAGATAATAAGGTCTATTAATTTGACGTCTTCTCCTTATTATATGGCTTATGATCCTAAAAATCAAGAGCTTTTCGTTACAGAGCCAGAAATTAATTCTCTGGCAATAATAAAGAACTGTAGTTTAATAAAAACTATAAATCTTGGTTATCAACCTGATGCTATAGCCTTTGATCCTAAGAATTGCCTTCTTTACATAGGAGGAGGATATGACGGTGTAGTCTATGTATATAATATAGAAGGAAAGCTAAATACAACCTATTATATAGGTGGCCAAGTAGTTTACGTTAATTACTGCGACGGGAACATTTTTGTAACGAGTTGGAAGAATAATGAGCTTACTATAATAAACTCCTCTGGTGTTTTTCATTTCAATGCCGGCTTGGGTCCTTATGATGCAATTTATGATCCTTCAGACGGCTATATTTACGTATCAGACGTGGCTACGGGATCTATTCTAGTACTTTCACTTAGTGGCAGTATTATTCATAATATATCAGTTGGCGGGAGACCTTCAATTTTAATGTATAAAAATGGTAACATATACGCTGTTAATTCGCTTTCAAATGATGTTATTATAATTCCTCAAGTACCTCCTCCTCCACCTCCTTATTGCCTTTATTATTTAATAGCAGGAGGTATAGCGGTTTTGGTTTTAATAGGATATTTTGTGATTAAAAAGGAGATTGGATAA
- a CDS encoding methyltransferase domain-containing protein, whose product MSDLSEVLELIEWEEDINKSRNRYDRALKEFSALSIEVSKSSLTILEVAGGTGIGGIALSKNLLSKGFKVRLIITDLRPKALEKAKEFSRDELGFEAETYVIDAREIHKLGIKADVILMYGNSHATFSTFDMAKFMLSSKLSLNSGGSLIIQGHNMFYNYIITSRYKEILPERVRKDKVLLSIHEGYDEYRGMFKRLYIDLVSGRKAEIELKYWDFGELIGLCKNFFSNADLKIVEGHRGFVICSNHIEDVTSILT is encoded by the coding sequence ATGAGCGACCTTTCTGAAGTTCTAGAGCTTATTGAGTGGGAAGAGGATATTAATAAATCGAGGAATAGGTACGATAGGGCATTAAAGGAGTTTAGTGCACTGTCAATAGAGGTAAGTAAGAGTAGTTTGACGATATTAGAGGTGGCTGGAGGTACCGGAATTGGTGGGATAGCCCTTTCTAAGAATCTTTTGTCTAAAGGTTTTAAAGTTAGGCTTATAATTACTGATTTAAGGCCTAAGGCTTTAGAGAAAGCTAAGGAGTTTTCTAGAGACGAATTAGGTTTTGAGGCAGAAACCTACGTTATTGATGCAAGGGAAATACATAAGCTTGGTATAAAGGCTGATGTAATTTTAATGTATGGTAATTCTCATGCAACCTTCTCAACTTTTGATATGGCTAAGTTTATGTTGTCTTCTAAGCTTTCCCTAAATTCTGGAGGAAGTCTAATAATTCAAGGGCATAACATGTTTTATAATTATATCATAACCTCAAGGTATAAGGAAATTCTTCCTGAAAGAGTTAGGAAGGATAAGGTTTTGTTATCTATTCATGAGGGTTACGACGAATATCGTGGCATGTTTAAGAGGCTTTATATAGATTTGGTCTCTGGAAGGAAGGCAGAAATTGAGTTGAAGTATTGGGATTTTGGTGAGCTTATTGGTTTGTGTAAGAACTTCTTTAGTAATGCTGATTTAAAGATCGTTGAAGGGCATAGGGGTTTCGTTATTTGTTCTAACCATATTGAGGATGTAACTTCTATTCTAACGTGA
- a CDS encoding sugar phosphate nucleotidyltransferase: MKALVLAAGKGEGLRPYTEKEQKEAITILGKAVISHVLYGLKKAGIEEVVIVTNEHEKQIQDAINVDIPFETVRQKRPGITGAVLDGMDKIPDDEFLLTFGDIIAEPEFYMNLMNSYITGNSKAVFSLVPVSEGMQTYGLAKIVDNRIEIVNEGSTLALAGAYIIPKGDFTDILEYFKKISPFSRYFIWSGKWIDIGYPEDLINAIEVLLSDLNNSIISDKAEISKTAVIGKKVIIEDNAIIDDYSVIKGPAYIGKNAYIGNYSLIRDYSSIESEAKIGAYCEVAHSLVEPRAEIGSKSYLTYTIVGREAKIGASVVTVSYPANPVRGRERKLGALISPNEEVYHGQIIGPNYRK; this comes from the coding sequence ATGAAAGCGTTGGTACTAGCTGCAGGAAAAGGAGAGGGATTAAGACCTTATACTGAAAAAGAACAAAAGGAGGCTATAACAATCTTAGGCAAAGCTGTAATTTCTCATGTCTTATACGGTTTAAAAAAAGCAGGAATAGAGGAAGTAGTTATAGTTACAAACGAACATGAAAAACAAATTCAGGATGCAATAAATGTTGATATTCCCTTCGAAACGGTTAGGCAAAAAAGGCCTGGAATAACTGGAGCAGTACTTGATGGCATGGATAAAATTCCAGATGATGAATTCTTATTAACTTTCGGAGATATTATTGCTGAACCCGAATTTTACATGAATCTAATGAATTCCTACATAACTGGAAACTCAAAGGCTGTCTTCTCTTTAGTCCCAGTGTCTGAAGGTATGCAAACTTACGGCTTAGCTAAAATAGTTGATAATAGAATTGAAATAGTTAATGAAGGCTCAACACTAGCACTTGCAGGAGCTTACATAATACCTAAGGGAGATTTCACCGATATTTTAGAATATTTCAAAAAGATCTCTCCTTTCTCAAGATACTTCATATGGTCTGGCAAATGGATAGATATCGGTTATCCAGAAGATCTTATTAACGCAATAGAGGTCCTTCTTTCCGATTTAAATAATTCAATTATTTCAGATAAAGCTGAAATTTCAAAGACCGCAGTAATAGGAAAAAAAGTAATAATAGAAGACAACGCCATTATTGACGATTACTCGGTGATTAAAGGTCCTGCATACATAGGAAAAAATGCTTACATAGGAAATTATTCTCTAATAAGAGATTATTCGTCTATTGAAAGTGAGGCAAAAATAGGAGCATATTGCGAGGTTGCACATTCATTAGTAGAACCGAGAGCCGAAATTGGATCTAAAAGTTACTTAACTTACACAATAGTAGGAAGAGAAGCAAAAATAGGAGCATCAGTAGTAACAGTAAGTTATCCGGCAAATCCAGTTAGAGGAAGAGAAAGAAAGCTCGGTGCACTGATTTCTCCTAATGAAGAAGTATATCATGGACAAATTATAGGTCCAAATTATAGAAAATAG